A stretch of DNA from Cupriavidus taiwanensis:
CGAGGTTGGTGCGTGGGGGACATGGCGCTCTCCTTGATTCGGTTTGGCTGAGGTGGCGCCAGTATGGTCAGCGTTGCAGTGTTTGATAATCCGGCCTAGATTGAATGGGCTGTTTCAAAATTTGAACACTGAGATGGAATTCAACGATCTGGCCGCGTTCGTGTCAGTGGCCCGCGCCGGGGGCTTTCGGGATGCGGCGCGGATCAGCGGCGTGTCGGCGTCAAGCCTCAGCATCGCCGTGCGCCGCCTGGAGTCGAAGCTGGGCCTGCGCCTGCTCAACCGCACCACGCGCAGCGTCGCCCCGACCGAAGCGGGGCTGCGCCTGCTCGAGCGGCTCACGCCCCTGTTCAGCGAGATGGAGTCCGCGCTGGACGTCCTGAACGCCTTCCGCGACAAGCCCTCCGGCACGCTAAAGCTGAACGTGCCATCGAGTGCCGCGTGGACGGTGTTGCCAGCCATCCTCCCGCCGTTCCTGGAGGCCTACCCCGACATCCGTGTAGAGCTCGTGGTCGAGGATGGATTCGTCGACGTGCTGGCCATCGGCTGCGACGCCGGCATTCGCTACGAAGAGCGGCTCGAGCAGGACATGGTCGCCATCCCGATCGGGCCGCGCGTGCAATGCTTCGCGACGGCGGCAACGCCTGGCTATCTCGACCGGCACGGCAGGCCGGAGCACCCGCGCGATTTGCTCTCCCACGTCTGCTTGCGCGGGCAGTTCGCCAGCGGGGCCACGCCGCCGTGGGTGTTCGAGCGGGATGGGGAGGAGTTGCGGCTGGATCCGCCGCACCGGTTGCTGATCCGGCCCGCCGCGTCGATCGACCTGGCGATCAGTACGGCACTGGCTGGCGTTGGGGTCATCCACATCTTCGAGGGCAAGCTGCGGCCGTATCTCGACAGCGGGGCGCTGGAGCCGGTTCTTGAGCCTTGGTGGCAGAAGTTCTCAGGGCCGTTTCTTTACTATCCGGGGCGAAGGCATCTGCCGGCGCCGTTGCGGGCGTTCGTGGATTTCTTGAAGGCACTGGGGCCAGCGGATTGAGCGCGCCAACGGGCACGTCGGTCGCCATCGAGCTGGTCAAGTCGATGCCTCAATATTCCCGCAGGACCCAACTGCTGATCGCCGCAAAGTACTCGCGCAACCAGGCATTGAAGCGAAGGTACAAGGGCGTTCCGGCTCCCACGCCGAATGTCTGGCTGAACCCGGCCTTCCCCGCAATTCCCACGGCTCGCCGCACGTGGAAATCGCTGGTCACCACCACAATTGCCTTACCCGCATCAACGCCCTGCCCCTCCAGCAGGCGGCGGCTGAACACCAGGTTCTCCTCGGTACTCGTACTTCGCCCTTCGCGAATCACCCTGTCCGCCGCTACCCCACGCGCTACAAGGTAGTCGGCCATGATGTCCGCCTCGACACACCGCAGCCCGAAGTCCTGTCCGCCGCTCACAACCACCTTGGCCTCCGGCCATCGCTGCGCCTGCATCAACCCCTGATCCAGCCGCGCAATCAACGTCGGCGACGCCTCGCAGTTAGGCGTGCCTGACCCGAGAATGACGATCGCCTTCACCGATGTCCCAGCCGGCACGGAGACGCCCATGCCGCTGCGGATGCCATAAAAGAACATCGCGACAGTGGCCAGCCATGCGGCAAACGCAATCCATCCCGCGCGCCAAAGCAGCTGTCGCCGGGGATCGGCCTTCCGCCATCGTGCCACGCCATCCCAACACAGGGCGAGCAACAGGAAGGCGATACCAATAGACCCGGGCAACACAATGCCGAAGTTGAATAACCCCATGCGCATCAGTGCGACGGCGTCGCCAAGCAGGATGGCGCCAACCAGCGCCAGGGCAAGGCGGATCCAGCGTGCGCTTCGTTTCGCTGCGAGGTTCTTCAGATAATTGATTGGCAGATTATCGAACGGCATATTCATGCATCCGGGGTTGCCATAGTACGAATTTATGCCCTCCAACAAAACAGATATTGGGCGGTATTGACGATGCGCAACAGACTACGGACCCAGACCACTACGTCATGCGGCCGACGTCATGAACAAATGGAGGAGGACACCGTGCTACCAGATTATATTTCCCATATCCAGCGGAAATGAGCCACGCACTTCGTGGCTGGATACCAGATGCACGCAGCGCTTGACCAGGTCCGGCCCGGGAATGCGCAGCCAGCGCTTTTGCGCCCAGGCGCCATGACCGGAGACCATCGTTTCCATCATGCTCTGCGCGATGCCGGCGGAGGCCACGGTATCGAACAGTCCCAGGAAATCGATCTGCACCGGGATGCCGCACAGGCTGAGCTTCTCGCCGTTGGCATCACAGGCATCGCGCAGCCAATTGCAGAATCCACGCGCTTATGTGGCACCGCGCGAGAAGCCAAATACGTGCAGGCGGATGCGTTTGATGATCGGCCTTCGGCCTTTAGGCAGGTCGCCCAGTGCTTTGGCGAGCACTGCCTTGCGCTCGTTCAGCACACGGCGGCGGCCCTTCGTATTGACCTCGCGCCAGTTGGTGCGCGCCACGGCCATCAACGAAGAGAGCGGGCCAACGCCTGCGCGCAGGTTGCGGTCGAGCTCCCCTTGGCGCGGTATTTGCCGTTTCGCTCGCGTTCGATGGCCGTGCTGCCGCCTAGGTATGGAATCTGGATCTCCGGGGCGTTGAGGTCAGCACTCATCTGGCGGACGCAGTCGCGGTCTGCTGTTCGCTGGGCGAGATTTTGACCATGGAAGTGAGCGTGCAAGTGGTTGTGCATTTGTAGGAGGGCCCAGTTAATCCGAGCCTCCCCACCCCACCCGGCGGCCGCACCTGCGACTGCCTGAATGCCTATGCCCAAATCGCCGATTTCCTTATAGAACGGCGTACCGACACCCGCGGCGCAGCTTCGAAAGCGATATCCGGCCCTACACGCTGGCGACAGGAGAGCCAGCGGCAGCTGCTTTCAGCAGGCATTCAAGGCACGCCTTCTGCGGAAATACCGGCAACGGATAGGGCGTATCCACCGGCCCCTCGAACTTGCGCTGCGCGGCCTTGTAGGTGATCGGCCCCGGGCATTCGACGTTGATGTTGTCGCCCTCCAGAGTGATTGAGGCACCGCCAGCCGTGGCCAGGCGAATACGTTTCGCCGACGCAAAATCGACGTTCATGTTGGCGGAAACGATGACCAGGTCTTCGCGGGCCGCAAGCTTCAGCACGTCGTGCTGGGCCTGGAGATCGATGTCTTCCTGCCCGGCGGTCACTTGTAGCCCGAGGTTGCCTTCGCCGGCGGCGGACAGCCCGGCCGCGATGCCGGTCGCCTGACCTGCATGCACGCGCGCCTGGCCTGCCACGGCGATGCTGTGGTCCTGCCCGCTGAGCAGCGCCACGCTCTCGCCGTTGGCCAGCTGCAGGTCCTGGCCCGCCACTACGGCAATCCCCGCGCGGCCGCTCAGGTGGACCATGGGTCCGGCCTGGTATGGGACCTTGCCGGCTGTGGTGGCGGTGTTGCCAGCGGCGGCATCCGCAAGCGCGGCATGGAAGTCCTGGCCGTCGACCATGCCGGCGGCTGCCTTGACCTGTTTGGGCAGCGCTGCTTGGTCGTCGTCGGCGACGCTCGGCGGTGGAACCTGGTGCACGGCCGCGGCCTCGCCCAGCGTGCGGGTGAGATCGCTGGCCTGCCGCAGCAGCGCGACGCCGGCAGCGTTGTCTCCGGTGGGTAGTGCAGGGCCGGTGACGGCATCGCGGTAGGTGGTCAGCAGCAGTCCGGCACGAGCGCGCACGGCCGCGTAGCCATCGGGACGCAGTTCGAACCCCTGGCCGCGGAAGCTGCCGCGGCGGTTGTCCTGCTGGTGCACCAGGTGGCCGAGATTGAGCTGGGTCGCGGCTTGCGTGGTGGCAAGCTGCGCGCGCAACTGGTTGTCGCTGTCGTCCAGCACCAGCTGGTTGTGGCCTGTGCCACCGTGCTCCTGGCTTTTGAAGCCGGTCAGCGCCGCCGCGTTGCGGTGTCCTTGCGCGTCCGGGCTCATGCCGTGCCATGGCGGACTGTTGCCCGCCGCCAGGTTGGCGTGTGCGCTGGCGCGGTTGTCGCTGCCTTGCGCATACAGGCCGTGGGCATCATAGGGTTGCGGGAACGTCGTTGCGGCGATTGTCCGGCCGCCTGGCGTCGGCGCGATGCCGGCCTCGCCATGTCCGTGGTACACCGCAGCCAGCACAAAGGGCTGGTCGATATCGTCGTCGGTGAACTTGACCAGCACCTCCTGGCCGATGCGCGGCAGCCACTGCCAGCCCTTGCCGGCGCCGGCCTGGCGCTGCGCCACGCGGATCCAGCGGCTGCTGCGGTCGTCGGCGCGCTCGCCGCGCTGCCAGTGGAACCGCACCCGGACATGACCTTTTGGGCTGACGTGATGCTCGGCGTTGCCGTCGGGCACGGTCTGGCCGTCGGGCCCGACGACGATGGCGCTGTGTACACCCAGTGGTACCGGACGGCTGTACAGGCGCGGGCAGTCCGCGCCGAGGGCGAGCGCGCGCCACGGCCGGCGCGCGTCGAAAGCGCGGAAAAGCGCGCCATATCCGTGTTCGCGGGCCGCCGCAAGCAGGTGCGGTGGCGCAGCGTTGCGGGCTGGCATGGGGGGCGCTCCAAGCGAGCCTTGGATCTCGGCCATCGATTCCGGCGCGCGGGGGCGTTGTCGAGGACCAGGGCAGCGTCCGGCGCTCCGAGGCGCTTCGATAGTTCGGCGCGGGTGTCGCGCCCCAGGTTGTTGAAGCCGCAGTGTTCAACGGCGTCGAGCAGCAGTGGGTAGCCGTCGGCAGCGCTTTCCAGCGGCGGCAAGTGGGGGCAGAGCCAACGATAACTCGCCCGTCGCGGCCGCAAGCACCTCTTTGCGTGTAACGGCGCGCTTCAGCCGACTGCCGCGATCCTTCGCAAAGCTGCGGGCACGTGCCTGACGCCGACATCCGGCATGGCTGGACAAAGTCGCCGCCGCCGCCTACCAAAGCTTGTTCCGCGATTTTCCCGCATGCTGGTCCCTCACGAAGAGGAACAACTTTAAGGTTAGCCCTATGGAGGCCCGAACCGAGGTTGGTTAAACCTCGGTATCAGATCGTTCAATCTGAAGCCACCATGCCTGACATTCGTTACGCACTTCGAAATGGGGATAAGACCAGTTCGAACGGGACACTTATCGCTACTGGCCAGAGCATGTTTCATCATGACGTAACGGTGGGTGTCGAAGGCGACTACGCAACCTGTCCCGCTTGCAAGGCAGGTGGGCCCGTCATGAACGATTGCCATCCTTCGTTCGACATACAGGGGAAGCAGATCCTGGTAAGTGGTGCCCGCGTCTATTGCAGGTGCGTTGCACGACCGGTGGTCATTCCTTCGCAATCCGACTTTAGTATCGAAGTGCAAACGGCCGGTCCTCACACATTGTCGCTATGCTCAAAAGGACTGGGCTATGGCGACGATGAAGTGGCCAGCGACATGCGGGTCATTGAGCAATACTACGAGCTTGTTGATGCCGATACAGACAAGCCGGAGTATGGCTACCGATATGACCTGTACATTAAGGATCAACCGGTTACGCGGAATGCCGAACTTCGCGAGACGTCTGCAGCCGTGCGCGGCGATGTCGAGGAGCACATCGTCCTATGGCTGGACAAGCCGACTGAAGGACGAGCATGACGGATTCCACCAAGCTCACTTCGGAAGAGCGCTTGCTGGCTGCCATCGCCTATGGCGAATCCTCAACGCTGGATCAATACGAAGAGATGGCGGCGCTGGCAAGCGTTATGGTTCGTCAGATGAAGGCACGCGGCTATTCATCTATTGATGCCTTCACATCGAAGGATAAGCACTTCTCCTTTGTACGAACAGACGGTAACGCACGCTACGCCAGGTTGATGAAGGCCGCTGAAAGCGACGTCGAACGGAGCGCGCCCATGTCAGATGCGGTGAGGGCAGCAAGGAATGCCCTTGCAGGAGGCGTGGACCATTCGAACGGGGCGTACTTTTGGGATGGGGCGGACATCAGGTCCAATTACAAGCATCATGCGAAGGTAAGGTCTGGCATCCACTTCACAGATCCGGCGCACAACATCTACGGAATCAGCGGGTCAGAGAGGACGAAGATTCTGTATAGAACCGTCCGAAAGAGGGTCAATGGAGAATTCAAGACGGTAAGGGAGGAGGTTGGGCGCTATTCTTGGGTCTATGAGTCTACGGCGGCTGTGGGAGGGACGATCTTTTGGCGATATGGCCAAGACTGGATGACCGTTACACGCGCGAAGGAGTACAAATGACGCGAACCGTTCTCGTAGCTTCGCTGCTTGCGCTTTCCGTTACCGCTCACGCCGAGCAACTGCCGGCGGCCATTATCGACAGTTGCCTGCTCTTCGACAGCCCGTCGGACGCATCGGTCTCAGTCACCCAGATTGAGGGAAATGCGGATCTTATAGACGACGTTACTGTACCCGGTTATCAGTTGTTCATCCCCGGTGGGGCAAACAACAAGCTCCCGGTTGGCTACGCTAGCAGCAAGCGCGGTAGCAACGACTTCATCTTCGTCGGAGCGCGCCGCGGGTATATCAGACGTGCGGTCGCTCTTGGAAAGCACCGACCCGCGAGAGTCGAGCAACCGATGCTGGCTGCCTACGCTGTGCTGAGCCAGCACGGGCGACGATACGTGTGCTTAATGGAAAGCAACCGAAGCGGAAGCGCCGCCTTTGTACGGTCAGCCTACGTGGGACGGATCCCGTCGTCGCAAGGTGCGAAGTTGAAGCTGTATTACAAGGTGGCTGATGTGAAGCCATCACAAGCCAAGTCAATCGGAAACACGGGTAAATGAAGTTCTGGCCTGGAATCCGCAATTCGGCGTTGCCGATGTCGTCTGGTGCTCGGGTCTGTCAGAAATTTTGTGTTTAGGCCATGACATGTCGCCAAGGAGCATGTATGCCACGCAGAACCAAGACGAGCCAGGCCGCCGACCGTGAGCTGCCGACCATCCCAGACCATTTCGTCAAGGGCCCGATGACTGCCGAGGCGGTTCAGGACGCTTCGATGGCGTTCGCCCTGATCGAACGCGCCCTGGGCGCTGAGCTCGGCCATCACCTGGGCTACGCGGCTGGCGCCGAGCGCCCGGCCGGCACGGACAACCAGCGCAATGGCAAGAACGCCAAGACCCTTCTGACCGCCGACGGCCCCCTGCGGGTAGACATCCCGCGCGACCGCGACGGCAGTTTCGATCCAATTCTGATCCGGATCGATTGGTCCGTTCTCCGCAACCAGCCCCAGCAATCGAAGGAACGAAAGTGAAAGGATGGACAATAGTTGCGATGATGGCCCTGGCCTGTTCGGGATGCCTTCATTCGCCGCCGAACTACCCAGGCGCCGGCGGTAACAATATTGATCCGGCCGACTACGCTAGCGTTGCTTGCCCCGACCTGAGTGGCCGATATGAGGGCAGAGGCGAACTCTTGGATGGGGACGCCACGGCTCAAGGATGGGCCAAGACTATGCGCATTGATTATGTCTTTCCATTTGCTAGTAGCGCAGAGGCGATGACATTTATGAGCGCAGAAAGATCGGATCGAAGCCGTACCTCGTATCCAAAATACGGAAAAGTGACGAGGATTGCAGAGCGGTCATTCCAGGTCAGCGTGATCTATGAGAATGGGAAACGCGCATCCCGCGCCCTCTTGTTTGAAGAAAAAGGCAGATTCGTATGCACTGGTTCCCATGGAAAGATCATATGGGGCGGAGCTAGCAAAGGTGGCAGATCAGAATTCGGACCGAATACCACGGATTCGATGGCAATGCTCTACCTAGATGACCAAGGAAATCTGGTTTCCGAAGATTCGATGCAGATTCACATGAGCCTGCAGCTTGGCGGAATTCCCACTGGCACGGCCAAGCACTTTTCAAAATATCGATTCAAACGGGTACCTGAGTGAAATCGCCATTCCCGCACCACATTCGGCGCTATGGACTTGCTGCTGGCTATTGCGTGGCGCTTTCCGCCTGCGCCCCCATGATTGCGACGGTCCCATCGACGATCGAGGTCACCCAACCAAACGTAGCCGCCCGACGCATCCAGATCCTGATCGCTACAACCGTCCACCTGGACACGGGCTATTCCCGCACGCTGCCCGAGAGGTCTGTCTGGTCGAGGATTGGTCGTGTTCCCTAGGGCGACATTTACCGGCCCATCGGCACCATTTTCACGATCGAGGGCCGTCAGGTCCACGAGGCCTACCTGGTCATCCGCGACAAGACCCTGGTGGGCTTCTATTTGCCCGGGGAGCAGAACTATTCCCCGCTTTCCACTGCTGTACCTTTGGACTTGGGAGAAATCGAATGAAACGGGTTACGCGCATGCTGATCGCCGGACTGGCGGTATCGTCGCTGCTGGCTGGATGTGCTTCGGGTGTGAAACACGCCGACATGGCAGCGTCGATACCGACGCTGAAGCCGAACGAGGGTCGGGTCTACTTCCTGCGCTCGGCGTCGATGTTCGGCGCCGCGATCCAGCCGGATCTGCGTCTTAATAATCAGGTAGTGGGCGAGTCCAAGTCCGGCGGCTTTTTCTTTGTGGACCGCCCTGCCGGCAAGTATGTAGCCTCCGCTGCGACCGAAACCGAGAAGACGCTGAGCTTCGTGCTGGATGCTGGCGAGACGAAGTACGTGCGCAGCTCACCGTCGATGGGGCTGATGGTGGGCCGCGTCGTGCTGGAATTGGAAACGCCGGAAAAAGCGCAGGCCGAACTTGCTTCGCTGAGCTACACCGGCGACGCGGTCAAGGCGCCGGCGAAGTAAGCGCCGTAACGGCCCTGCGGGGGTGTCCTGGTAAGACACCAGGCCGGGCTGTCGGCGCCACCCGTCGCGTTGCCGGTACCAGACTGCAGCCTCACGTCAAACAAGCCGCATTCACCACCCCCACCGCCAGCGAAATCACCCCCATCACCGCCCCCACTCCCCGGTTATCACTCGAAATCGCCTCGCTGACACCCCCCAGCGCCCGCGCCGCCACCAGGTAAGCCAGCACCTGCACCGCGAACGCCCCGAACGCCCACAGCAAGAACATCGCAAACGTCGCGTTATGCTGAATGCTCGACGACAGCGTCAGCGAGAACCCCAGCACCGCCCCGCCCAGCGACAGCGCCGCGGCGACGTTACCCTCGCGGATCAGCTGGAATTCCCGATGCGGCGTCACCCGCGCATAGACAAGCAGGAACAGCACCAGCAGGCCAAGGCCGGTGACGATGTAGATCAGGTAGGCAAGCGCCGGGTGCATGGTGTTGACCATTGGATGTGCTCGTTGTCAGGGTTCAGGGAGGTGACGAAGACAGGGCAAACGGCAGGCTGCAGTCAGCCGCCGCCGGAGCGACCGGAGCTGCCGAAGCGGCTGGTGAAGCCGCCGCGCGATACCACCGGTGCGCGCGACACGGCTGCGGAGCGCATGGTCAGGCCCATGGAGCGTCCGCCGCCGAGCGAACTGCGGCGTACCGTGGCTTCTTCCACCATGGCTGCGTGCGGGGTGGCGTTGGTGAAGGATTGCGTGGGCGTGCCGTTGCGGTCGTAGGCGTGCATGGGGCGCAGCGGGCCGGACGACATGTCGCGCTGGGTCTGGGTGCCGTTGGGGTGGTAGACGGTGCCGCTGGCGGTGTAGTACGGGCCGTACCAGCGCGCGTAGTACGCGCTGCTGCTGTGCGTGGGACCCACGCCGGCGGCTTCGCTGGCGGGGGTGTTGAGGCTCGAGCTGTAGATGGTGCTGGGGTCATCGAGCGGCACGCTCTCGCAGTCGTTGGGCGTGTTCCAGTCGGCCTCGCAGTCTTCCAGCGTGGCGTAGCTGGCGCGGCGCACGGTGACGCCGGGATCGTCGTCGGCGTCGTCGCTGCAGGAGCCGAGCACGGCCACGCCGGCGACCACGGCGCACGCGCCGACGATCCACAGCGCGGGCGAGCCGCCCTGCTTCTTGTGTTGGGCCTGCCAGGCGGCGATGCGCGGCGACGGGCCGTCGGAGCCGCCCCTGCCGGGCTGATACGGGCTGCCGTACTTGGAGCGCTTGGTGCCCTTCTTCTTGTTGGCCATGGCTACGCGTTGGTGAAGTAGTGGGGGACGAAGAAGCTGGTGTTCTTGGCGATGGGCCCGGATTCTTCGCGCACGCACAGGCCGCTGGGCACGTCGTCGACGATCCAGACGCCGAGCGTGGTGTAGCGGCCGTCAAAGCGCCGCGCCGGTTCGTAGGCCTGGTAGATGAAGCCTTCCTCGCCATACTCGCCGGGGTTGTGAACGCGGTCGCCTTCCGGGGTGACCAGCGTCACGCTTTCGCCTTCGCGCGACAGGAAGGGTTTCTTCGCGTGTGGCTTGCCGGCGAAGTGGCCTGGATCGAAGCTGGCTTCGATCAGGTTCGGGTGTCCCGGGAACAGCTCCCACAGGATCGGCAGGATGGCCTTGTTGGACAGCAATGCCTTCCATGGCGGCTCGACCCAGCGCACGGGGCTGTGCGCGAGCTGGTCGCGGTAGTCGGAGGTGGCCATCCATTCCCACGGGTAGAGCTTGAACACGACTTCCATCGGCACGTTGTCGGCATCGTAGAAGTTGCCGCGGCCGTCGGTGCCGATCTCCTGCAGGTCGACCAGCTTGACCGGCCAGCCGGCCTGCAGCGCGGTGTCCATCAGGTACTCGGTGTTGCAGATGTCTTCCTGGCTGTCGAACATGCACGCCAGGTGCAGCAGGCTGGCGTTGCGGTAGTGGTTGCGCAGCCACTGCCAGCGCGCCACCAGTGCGTCGTGCAGGCTGTTGAACTGGTCGGCCTGCGGTTGCACGGCGTCTTTCCAGTACCACTGCGCCACCGCGGATTCGATCAGCGAGGTCGGGGTGTCGGCGTTGAACTCGTATAGCTTCGGCACGCCGTGCGGGTCCAGCGTCATGTCGAAGCGGCCGAACAGCGTGGGCTCGTCGCGGTCCCACGAGGTGCGGATCAGTTGCGCGAAGTCCTGGCCGATGGCCAGGCGCGCGAACAGGTCGTGGTCGATCACGTGCTGCACGGCTTCCAGGCAGCGCTGGTTCAGGTCGTACGCGGCGGCATAGAGCGTTTCCACCTCCTGCTTGCTGAACGAGTAGGCGGCGTCTTCGCGCCAGTAGAAGAAGGTGTGGTCATCGACTTCGCGCGGGACGTTGAACTCGTCCAGCGAATGGAAGTGGAAGCCTACCTTCTCGAGTTCGCGCGGCCAGTTGCGGCGCGGGATTTGCGGGATGCGTTGCATCAGCAGGCAAGGGGCAGGAGAGCGGCATCGGGCCGGACCTTGGCGCCGTCCAGCAGGAAGTCGGTGAAGGCGAGCGAGGTGGCGCCGGGCCGCGGCAGCCAGTCGGTGAATGCCACGCTGAGCGGCGCCCACCAGTGGGCGGCATCGGCCAGCACGGGGCCGAAGTCCAGCGCCTCGGATTCCACCACGCCGCGCGACGGATTGGCCAGCATCCACTGCATGCCGGCGGCCAGGCTCGATGCCACCTGCAGGCTGGTGGCGGTGTTGTACGGCGCCAGCGCGCGCGCGCGTTGCACCGACAGGCGCGAGCCATGCCAGACCGCGCCGTGCCGGCCGCTCATCAGCAGCACGCCGAGTTCATCTTCGCCGCACCGGATCTCGTCGCGCAGGATGCGTTCGCCGCGCACGCGCGGGGCGGCGCGGTCGTCGAGCCATTGCATCGAGGCCTGCGTGGCGGCGGTGGGGCGGTAGGCGTAGTAAACGGTGGGGCGATACAGCGGCTGGCCGGCGCGGGTGTCGGTCAGGTACTCGGCGATCGAGATCGATTCGTTGTGGGTGATCAGGTAGGCGTCGAAGGGGCCATGCACCGGCGACCACGAGCGCACGCGCGTGCGGTGGCCTGGCCGTTCCAGTGCGATCGCCGCGCCGCTGCCGTAGCCGTGGCGATAGCCGTCGGGCGGCAGCGCCGGCTCATGGCTGCCCCAGCCGAGTTCGGCATCCTGCAGGCATTCGGTGATAAAGCCTTCGGCGGACCACGTATTGGCGAACTCGCCGTCGCGCGGATAGCCGGGGGCCTGCTGGCTGTCGTATTCGGCCACCTGCACGACGCGTATATCCAGCGCGCGTGCCAGCGCGGCCCACCCGGCGCGGTCCCGGGGCTCCGGCGGATGCATTCCCGCCTTGCCGGCCAGTGCCATCAGCGCGGCCTTGACCAGCACCGAAACCAGTCCGGGATTGGCGCCATGCGCCACCAGCGCGGTCGGCTGGGTCTCGCGGCCGCGGGCGAAGGCCAGCATCTCGTGGCGCAGCGCGTAGTTGCTCAGGTGCGAGGCCTGCGCATCGGCTTCATAGTTCCACGGTTCGATGCCGGCATCGACATAGAACGCGCCATGCGCCTGCGCCAGCGCGATCAGGTCGCGGCTGCAGACGGACGGGGCCAGGTTCAGCAGGAAGGCGCCGGGACCCAACAGCGGCGCCAGCGTGGCTTCGAAATTGGCCGCGGTGATAGCGGCGTGGATGGCGTGCAGCCGGTGCCTGGTGATCAGCGCCTGGCGGGCGTGGTCCAGCACGCGGTCGACCACGGTGATCGCCGCCCGCGGCCAGGCTCGCTCCAGCAACGGCAGCACGGCCTGGCCGACGCAGCCAAAACCGACGATAACGATGTGTTCGATCACGCAGACCCTTCCGCCCGTAACGCGGCAAGGTGGCCCCCGCGCGCGGACGCGGCCGCGCCGGCGCAGGACCGCCCTCGCCTGGTTTTATCAATTCTGATCAGAATCGCTAAATCTAGCGAAGGGCAATACTATCGCCGCGCGCGGCGGCTGCCAACTGCCGCAAGGGTATGCGGCCTGACTGTCAGCGCAACAGGCGCCAGGCCAGCCGGGCCGCCACGCGCGCGCCCAGCTGGTCGCGATCGTACTGGGGGTTGTACTCGGCGAGGTCGGCGACGCGCAGCTTGCCGCTGCGGCGGACCAGCCGGGCCACTTCCTCAACCACCGGCAACGGCACGCCGTAGGCGGCGGGCGCCGACACGCCGGGCATCACCGCGCCCGGCAGCGCGTCGAGGTCGATGGTCAGGTACACATGGTCGGCGGCATCGATGCGGGCCGACAGCTCGGCCAGGCGCGCGGCGAGGTCGCGTTCCTGCATGTCGACGTCTTCGACATAGCAGACGCCCAGCGCCTCGGCGCGACTGAACAGCGCCGGCGTATTGCTGAGGCGGCTGACACCCAGGCAGACATAGTCGAACGGCTGGCCGCGTTCGGCACAGGCGTGGGCGATCTGGTCGAAGGGCGTGCCGGAACTGGCGGGCCGGCTGGTGCGCAGGTCGAAGTGGGCGTCGATATTGACGATCAGCACGCGCCCGCCATCATGCTGCGCATCGAGGTGCGCACGCAGGCCCTGCCACGTGCCCCATGCCACCTCATGGCCGCCGCCCAGCACCAGCGGAACGCCGCCGCGCGCCAGCACCGCGTGCACGGCCCCTGCCAGCGCCTGCTGCGCCGATTCGAGCTCGCCGTCGTCGCAGTCGACATTGCCGGCGTCATACAGCACCGGCAGGCCGTGCGCCGGCACGTTGGCCAGCGCCTGGCGGATGGCGTCGGGGCCCTGGGCCGCGCCGGGGCGGCCCTGGTTGCGCAGCACGCCGGCATCGCAGCGGAAGCCGAGCAACACCGGCGCGTGGTCCAGCGGTGCGGTTTCCGCGCTATCCAGCGCCTGCACGATGCGGAACAGCCGCGTGGTGTCGCCTTGCTCGCCGTGGTCGACACGGCCTTGCCAGGGGTTCTGTGCCACTGCCATCCTCACGCCCGCGTCAGCACGGCCTGCAGGAAGCCGCGCGTGCGTTCCTGCGTCGGCGCCGAGAAGATCACCGACGGCGGGCCGGCCTCGATGATGCCGCCGCCATCCATGACGACCACCACGTCGGCCACCTCGCGGGCAAAGCCCATTTCATGGGTGACCACGACCATGGTCATGCCT
This window harbors:
- a CDS encoding LysR family transcriptional regulator; protein product: MEFNDLAAFVSVARAGGFRDAARISGVSASSLSIAVRRLESKLGLRLLNRTTRSVAPTEAGLRLLERLTPLFSEMESALDVLNAFRDKPSGTLKLNVPSSAAWTVLPAILPPFLEAYPDIRVELVVEDGFVDVLAIGCDAGIRYEERLEQDMVAIPIGPRVQCFATAATPGYLDRHGRPEHPRDLLSHVCLRGQFASGATPPWVFERDGEELRLDPPHRLLIRPAASIDLAISTALAGVGVIHIFEGKLRPYLDSGALEPVLEPWWQKFSGPFLYYPGRRHLPAPLRAFVDFLKALGPAD
- a CDS encoding YdcF family protein, translating into MPFDNLPINYLKNLAAKRSARWIRLALALVGAILLGDAVALMRMGLFNFGIVLPGSIGIAFLLLALCWDGVARWRKADPRRQLLWRAGWIAFAAWLATVAMFFYGIRSGMGVSVPAGTSVKAIVILGSGTPNCEASPTLIARLDQGLMQAQRWPEAKVVVSGGQDFGLRCVEADIMADYLVARGVAADRVIREGRSTSTEENLVFSRRLLEGQGVDAGKAIVVVTSDFHVRRAVGIAGKAGFSQTFGVGAGTPLYLRFNAWLREYFAAISSWVLREY
- a CDS encoding phospholipase effector Tle1 domain-containing protein produces the protein MQIDFLGLFDTVASAGIAQSMMETMVSGHGAWAQKRWLRIPGPDLVKRCVHLVSSHEVRGSFPLDMGNIIW
- a CDS encoding PAAR domain-containing protein translates to MPDIRYALRNGDKTSSNGTLIATGQSMFHHDVTVGVEGDYATCPACKAGGPVMNDCHPSFDIQGKQILVSGARVYCRCVARPVVIPSQSDFSIEVQTAGPHTLSLCSKGLGYGDDEVASDMRVIEQYYELVDADTDKPEYGYRYDLYIKDQPVTRNAELRETSAAVRGDVEEHIVLWLDKPTEGRA
- a CDS encoding DUF2846 domain-containing protein → MKRVTRMLIAGLAVSSLLAGCASGVKHADMAASIPTLKPNEGRVYFLRSASMFGAAIQPDLRLNNQVVGESKSGGFFFVDRPAGKYVASAATETEKTLSFVLDAGETKYVRSSPSMGLMVGRVVLELETPEKAQAELASLSYTGDAVKAPAK
- a CDS encoding DUF350 domain-containing protein; translated protein: MVNTMHPALAYLIYIVTGLGLLVLFLLVYARVTPHREFQLIREGNVAAALSLGGAVLGFSLTLSSSIQHNATFAMFLLWAFGAFAVQVLAYLVAARALGGVSEAISSDNRGVGAVMGVISLAVGVVNAACLT
- a CDS encoding glutathionylspermidine synthase family protein → MQRIPQIPRRNWPRELEKVGFHFHSLDEFNVPREVDDHTFFYWREDAAYSFSKQEVETLYAAAYDLNQRCLEAVQHVIDHDLFARLAIGQDFAQLIRTSWDRDEPTLFGRFDMTLDPHGVPKLYEFNADTPTSLIESAVAQWYWKDAVQPQADQFNSLHDALVARWQWLRNHYRNASLLHLACMFDSQEDICNTEYLMDTALQAGWPVKLVDLQEIGTDGRGNFYDADNVPMEVVFKLYPWEWMATSDYRDQLAHSPVRWVEPPWKALLSNKAILPILWELFPGHPNLIEASFDPGHFAGKPHAKKPFLSREGESVTLVTPEGDRVHNPGEYGEEGFIYQAYEPARRFDGRYTTLGVWIVDDVPSGLCVREESGPIAKNTSFFVPHYFTNA